The Pseudomonas sp. Marseille-Q3773 DNA window GATGTCACCCCAGGCGTGGCGGGTGATCATTTCCTGGAATTCGCTATTGAAGCTGTTGAGCTTTTCCAGGCTGCGGTCCACATGGGCATCGCCAAGCACTGCGCGGCGTACTTGCATGCCGGCGTCGTAACGTTGTTTCTCGTCCATGGCGATAGCCTCAGTGAGCCAGCAGGAAGTCGAGCACGCGGCGGCTGAACGGCTCGCCGACCTCGACGTTGGACAGGTGCGCAGCCGCGAAGTCGATGTACTCGGCACCGTTGATCGCGGCCTGCATGAAGCGGCCGTGCTCCGGCGTGGTTACCACGTCTTCGCTACCGGCCACGATCAGTGTCGGCATCTGGATACGGCCCAGTTGCTTGCGGTAGTCGGCATCGCGTACCGCCGCGCAGTTGCTGGCATAGCCTTGCGGGCTGGTCTGCGCCAGCATCTGGCAGATGCGCTGGGCCTGGGCTGGTTGGGCCTTGGCGAACCCCGGGGTGAACCAGCGGGCGATGGAGGCATCGCGCAGGTCGACCATGGCCTGCTGGCCGCCCTTGAGCACGGTGTCGATCCGGCTGTTCCATACTTCGTCGTTGGCTATCTTGGCGGCGGTGTTGCACAACGTCAGGCTGCGCAGGCGCTGGCCGGCATTGATGCCCAGCCATTGGCCGATCAGGCCGCCCATCGACAGGCCGACGAAGTGCGCCTTGGCGATGTCCAGAGCGTCGAGCAGGGCCAATACGTCACGGCCCAACTGCTCGATGGTGTATGGGCCTTCAGTGACCAGTGATGCGCCGTGGCCACGGGTGTCGTAGCGCAGCACCCGCAGGTGCTGGCTCCACAGCGGGACCTGCGTATCCCACATGCCCAGGTCGGTGCCCAGCGAGTTGGACAGGACCAGCACCGGGGCGTTTTCCGGGCCATCGATCTGGTAGTTCAAAACGCCATCGGCCAGTTGCAAATGCGCCACAGCGGTCTCCTTCAGGCAGTAAAACGTTGATGTTCGGATACGGCGCGTGCCACCCAGACACGCGCCTGGCCCAGGTAATGGGCAGGGTCGAGCAAGCGGTCGAGTTCTTCGCCAGACAGTTCGGCATTGACCTGCGGTTCTTCGCCCAGCACCGCACGCAAGTGACGCCGCTCGGCCACGGCGCGCTGGCAGCATTGCTCCAGCAGGTGGTGGGCGCGGTCGCGGCCCAGCCGCTGGGCGAGGACGATGCTCACTGCCTCGGCCAGCACCAGCCCCTGGGTCAGGTCGAGGTTGGTGCGCATGCGCGCGGCATCCACCTCCATGCCCTCGGCAATCACCTGGGCCTGGCGCAACGCACCGGAAACCAGGCAGCAGATATCCGGCAGGGTTTCCCATTCGGCATGCCACAGGCCGAGGCTGCGTTCGTGCTCCTGGGGCATGGCGGCAAACAGCGTCGAGACCAGGCCCGGCACCCGGGTCGCCGCACCGATCAGCACAGCGGCACCCACCGGGTTGCGTTTGTGCGGCATGGTCGAGGAGCCACCCTTGCCTGGCGCGGAAGGCTCGAACAGCTCTCCCGCCTCGGTCTGCATCAGCAGGCTGACATCGCGGCCAAACTTGCCCAGGCTGCCAGCGACCAGGCCGAGCACTGCAGCGAACTCCACCAGGCGGTCACGCTGGGTGTGCCAGGGCTGCTCGGGCAGGGTCAACTTGAGCTGCTCGGCCAGTGCTTCGGCCACCGGCATTGCCTTGCTGCCGAGGGCGGCCAGGCTACCCGAGGCGCCACCGAACTGCAGCACCAGCAGGCGTGGGCGCAGTTCCTGCAGGCGTTGCCGGTGACGGGTCACGGCACCCAGCACACCGGCCAGTTTCATGCCCAGGGTCACCGGTGTGGCGTGCTGCAGCCAGGTGCGTCCTACCAGCGGTGTGTCGGCGTGCTGCAAGGCCTGGCGGGACAGGGTATCGGCCAGCCTGGCAAGGTCGGCCTCGATCAGGTCGAGGGCTGCGCGCAGTTGCAGCACCAGGCCGGTATCCATCGCATCCTGGCTGGTGGCACCCAGGTGCACGTAGCGCTCGGCCTCGGGCACGCCACTGGCAATCACCTTGCCCAACGCCTTCACCAGGGGGATGGCCGAGTTGCCAGCGCTGGCAATCGCGTCGGCCAACGCGCGCACATCGTAGCGCTCGGCGTAACAGGCCGCCTCGATGGCCGCGACGGCGCTGTGCGGGACCAGCCCGGCCGCAGCTTCGGCACGTGCCAGCGCCGCTTCGAAATCGAGCATGCCTTGCAGCCGGCCGCGGTCGGAGAATATCTCGCGCATGGCCGGCGCAGTGAAGTAGGCGTCGAACAGTTGGTTGGTCATGCCACGTCCTTAATCATCGTGGTGCAGGTACGCCGCCTGCTTGGGCAGGCGCAGGCTGAACAGGAAAGCAATCGCCATCATCGCCGTCACGTACCAGTAGAAAGTGTTTTCCATGCCCAGGGACTTCAGGCCCAGGGCCACGTATTCGGCCGAACCGCCGAACGCCGCGTTGGCCACCGCATAGGCCAGGCCCACACCCAACGCGCGCACCTGCGGCGGGAACATCTCGGCCTTCACCAGGCCGCTGATCGAGGTGTAGAAACTGACGATACACAGCGCCAGGGTAATCAGCACGAAGGCCATGAACGGGCTGCTCACGGTTTTCAACGCCATCAGCAGCGGTACCGTGAACAATGTCCCCAGGGCGCCGAACAGCAGCATCGAATTGCGCCGGCCAATACGGTCGGAGAGCATGCCGAAGAACGGCTGCAGCACCATGAACAGGAACAGCGCACCGGTCATCACGTAGCTGGCGTTTTTTGCCGTCATGCCAGCCGTGTTGACCAGGTATTTCTGCATGTAGGTGGTGAAGGTGTAGAAGATCAGCGAACCACCGGCGGTATAGCCAAGCACGGTGATGAAGGCTGCCGCATGGTTGCTGAACAGGCCCTTGATGGTGCCGGCCTCCTTGCTCTGGCGGACTTCGGCGCTACTGGTTTCGTGCAGCGAGCGGCGCAGCATCAGCGAAATCAGCGCGGCGATGGCGCCGACCACGAACGGAATGCGCCAGCCCCAGGCGCGCAGCTCGTCCTCGGTGAGCAACTGCTGCAGGATCACCACCACCAGCACCGCCAGCAACTGGCCGCCGATCAGGGTGACGTACTGGAACGAGGCGAAGAAACCGCGCTGGCCGCGCAGGGCCACTTCACTCATGTAGGTGGCGGTGGTGCCGTACTCGCCACCTACCGACAGGCCCTGGATCAGGCGGGCCAGCAACAGCAATGCCGGGGCCCAGGTGCCGATGCTGGCATAGGTGGGCAGGCAGGCGATCATCAGCGAGCCGAAGCACATCATCAGCACCGAGATCATCAGGGAGTTCTTGCGCCCATGGCGGTCCGCGGGGCGGCCGAAGACCCACCCCCCGATGGGGCGCATCAGAAAGCCTGCGGCAAATACACCCGCCGTGTTCAGCAACTGCACCGTAGGGTCGTCGGAAGGGAAGAACGCCGGGGCAAAGTAGATGGCACAGAAGGCGTAGACATAGAAGTCGAACCATTCCACCAGGTTGCCCGAGGAGGCACCAACGATAGCGAAGATGCGTTTGCTGCGTTCTTCGCCGGTGTAATAGGTTGAGGTCATGGTGAGTTCACTCCTGGAGGGTCGCAGGTAATTCTAGACACACCTGGTAACACGCTCGTTCCGCCTTGGCTTTGCCAAGGTTCGGCCTCTTCGCCAACAAGCCCGCCCCCACAGCAGGAGGCGTGGTCCTTCCTGCGGGAGCGGGCATGCCCGCGAAGAGGCCGGTACAGGTCAAACCCGCTCGATGGCCAACGCCAGGCCTTGCCCAACGCCCACGCACATGGTCGCCAGGCCTTTACGCCCACCGCTCTTCTCCAGCTGGTGCAGCGCCGTCAGCACCAGGCGCGCACCGCTCATGCCCAGCGGATGGCCCAGGGCGATCGCGCCGCCGTTGGGATTCACCTGCGGTGCATCGTCGGCCACGCCCAGCTCACGCAACACGGCCAAACCTTGGCTGGCAAAGGCTTCGTTGAGCTCGATCACATCGAAATCGTTCACTGCGATACCCAGGCGCTCGGTCAGCTTGCGCACCGCCGGCACCGGGCCGATGCCCATCACCCGCGGCGCGACACCGGCACTGGCCATGCCCAGGACCCGTGCACGTGGGGTCAGGCCGTGCTTCTGCACCGCTTCGGCCGAGGCCAGGATCAGCGCCGCAGCGCCATCATTCACGCCCGAAGCGTTGCCTGCGGTGACGGTCTTGTCCGGGCCGTTGACCGGCTTGAGCCGGGCCAGGGCTTCCAGGGTCGTCTCCGGGCGCAGGTGCTCATCATGCTCGACGACGGTTTCGCCTTTCTTGTGGGCGATACGCACTGGCACGATCTCTTCGGCAAAGAAACCGGCGGCTTGGGCAGCGGCGGCCTTGTGCTGGCTGCGCAGGGCGAAGGCGTCCTGGTCGGCGCGCGAAACCTGGAAATCATCAGCCACGTTGTCGGCGGTTTCCGGCATCGAATCCACACCGTACTGGCTCTTCATCAGCGGGTTGATGAAACGCCAGCCAATGGTGGTGTCTTCGAGCTTCATGTTGCGCGAGTAGCCGCTCTCGGCCTTGCCCATGACGAACGGGGCACGCGACATCGACTCGACGCCGCCGGCGACCGCCAGCTCCATTTCGCCGCTGGCGATGGCGCGGAACGCGGTGCCGATGGCATCCATGCCCGAAGCGCACAGGCGGTTCAGGGTGACACCGGGGATGCTCTGCGGCAGGCCGGCCAGCAACAGGGCCATGCGTGCCACGTTGCGGTTGTCCTCACCGGCCTGGTTGGCGCAGCCGAAGAACACTTCGTCCAGCTGCTCCCATTGCACGCTGGGGTTGCGCTCGATCAGCGCCTTCAGCGGTACGGCGGCCAGGTCGTCGGCACGCACGCCGGCCAGCGCGCCGCCGAAGCGGCCGATCGGGGTACGAATGGCATCACAGATGAATACGTCGCGCATCAGGCTTCTCCTGCCACCTGGCCATGGGCCGCGGCGGTGCGGGCCTCGAGGTCGCGCAAGGCGGACAGCTCGACTGCGGTGGGTTCGGCAGTGGTCTGCACATCGTCGGCGAAGCGGATCGCCCAGCCAGTGGCGGCGATGATCTGTTCACGAGTCACCCCCGGGTGGATGGCGGTGACGACGAACTCGTTGGTGCCGGCTTCCGGCTCCATGATGCATAGGTCGGTGATGATGCCGACCGGGCCGTCGCCTGGCAGGCCAAGGCGCTTGCGCGAATCGCCGCCTTCGCCGTGGCCGACCGAGGTGATGAAATCCAGCTTGTCGACGAAGGCACGCGGCGACTGCTTGAGGATGATCAACACCTGCTTGGCGGAACCGGCGATCTCCGGTGCGCCACCGGCGCCTGGCAGGCGGGTTTTCGGAGCGTGGTAGTCACCGACCACGGTGGTGTTGATGTTGCCGAAGCGGTCGACCTGCGCGGCGCCGAGGAAGCCGACATCGATGCGGCCACCTTGCAACCAGTAGCGGAAGATCTCACCGGTCGGCACCACGGTGTCGGCGGTCTCGGCCAGCTCGCCGTCGCCGATCGACAGCGGCAGCACGCTTGGCTTGGCGCCGATCGGGCCGGACTCGTAGATCAGCACCACGTCAGGCGACGAGGTCAGGCGCGCCAGGTTGGCGGCCTTGGACGGCAGGCCGATGCCGACGAAGCACACAGCACCGTTGCGCAGGCGACGGGCTGCGGCGACGGTCATCATTTCGGAAGTGGAGTAGCTCATTGTGCGGCCTCCGCAGTGCTGGCCAGCCTGGCCTTGAATTCGTTGAAATCGGCAGTGCCGCGGATGTAGGTGTCGATCCAGGCGGTGAACGTGTCGCGGTTGCGCGCGATCGGGTCCCAGGCCTGGTAGAAGCGGTTGTCACGCTCGTAGTAGCCGTGGGCGTAGGACGGGTGCGCGCCACCCGGCACCAGGCATACAGCGCTCAGGGCCCAGGTCGGCAGCACGCAGGCATTCATCGGTGCTTGCAAATCGTCGACGATTTCCTCGACAGTGACGATGCAACGCTTGGCGGCCAGGGCAGCCTCCTTCTGCACACCGAGAATGCCCCACAGCAGCACATTGCCCTTGCGGTCAGCCTTCTGCGCATGGATCACAGTCACGTCCGGGCGCACCGACGGCACCGCAGCCAGCACTTCACCGGTGAACGGGCAGGTCACGCTCTTGATCAGCGGGTTGACTTTCGGCAGGTCGGAACCGGCGTAGGCACGCAGCACCGCGAATGGCAGGCCCGAGGCACCCGCAACGTAGGCGTTGGCCAGGTCGGCGTGGCTATGCTCTTCGATCTCGATAGCGTGCGGCCATTGCTTTTCGACGGCATCACGCAGGCGGTGCAGCGAACCGACACCCGGGTTGCCGCCCCAGGAGAAGATCAGCTTGCTGGCGCAACCGGCGCCGATCAGCTGGTCATAGATCAGGTCCGGCGTCATGCGCACCAGGGTCAGGTCGCGCTTGCCCTGGCGGATGATTTCGTGGCCAGCGGCAGTCGGGATCAGATGGGTGAAACCTTCCAGGGCGACGGTATCGCCATCCTGGATGAACTGCTTCACGGCTTCGTGAAGCGAGAGAATTGCGGCCATGTGGAGACTCCTGGTCAGGATGCTTCGGTAAGCTCAGATTAAGGAGACAGGCAGGGCCCTTACAATCCGATAATCGACTATTTGTGCGATTATCGAACCAATTATTGCATCCCTACCTATCTCCTTTCATTACCTTTACCGGCCCCTTCGCCGGCACGTCAGGTCGCGTCAGCGTGGCTCACCAGCCCTTTCACGATCACACCCACGGTTGCCAGCCCTGCCGGTACCAGCAGCGCCGTCAGCACCTGCTCGAAACTCCAGCCCAGGCCCAGCAGTGTCGCGCCACTCCAGGCCCCGAGAATCGCCCCGAAACGGCCGATGCCCAGCATCCACGATACCCCCGTGGCCCTGCCCTGCGTCGGGTAGAAGCGTGCCGCCAGCGACGGCATGGCCGACTGCGCCCCGTTCACGCACATGCCGGCAACCAGCACCAGTGTGGCCAACAGCGTGATGTTGCCCAGGCTCTGCCCCACGGCGTAGGCGAACACCCCGGCCAGCAGGTAGAAAATGCCGATCACCTTGTGCGGGTTGAAGCGGTCCATGGCCCAGCCCACGCCGACAGCACTCAGCACGCCACCGAACTGGAACAGCGCGCCGATGAAGGCAGCCTGCTCCATGCTCGCACCGCTGTCGCGCATCAGCGTCGGCAGCCAGCTGGTCAGCAGATAGACAATGACCAGGCCCATGAAATAGGTCAGCCACAACAGCACGGTGCCCAGGCCGTAAGTACCGGAGAAGATCACCGCAAACACGTTGCGTGCGGCCACGGCCTTTTGTTCCGGCACGCTGAAGCTGCCGGCCTCGGCCACTACCTGCGGCGCGATGGGTGACAGGGTCTTGCGCACCTTGTCGCTGCCACGGTTGCGCACCACCAGGAACCGCGCCGACTCCGGCAACCAGACCATCAGTACCAGCGCCAGCAGCAACGGCAACACGCCACCGATGACCAACAGGCTGTGCCAGCCGTAGGCCGGGATCATCTTGGCGGAAATGAAGCCACCGCCAGCCATGCCAAGGTTGAAACCGCAGAACATGCTGGTCACCAGCAGCGACTTGAGCCGCTCGGGGGTGTATTCGGACAGCAGTGTGGTGGCGTTGGGCATGCCTGCGCCAAGGCCCAGGCCGGTCAGGAAACGCAGCACCAGCAACTGGTCGACATTGGTGGCATAGGCCGATGCCAGGCTGAAGCCGCCGAACACCAGCACCGCCCCAACCAACACGCCCTTGCGGCCAAACCGATCGGCCAGCGGGCCGGAGCCCAGGGCACCGAACACCATGCCGATCAGTGCGGCACTCATGACCGGGCCGAGGCTGGCACGGTCGATCCCCCACTCCTGCGACAGGGCCGGGGCGATGAAGCCCATGGCGGCAGTGTCGAGGCCATCGAGGAAGACGATCAGGAAGCACAGCAGCACTACCCGCCATTGATAGCGGGACAGCGGCTGCTGATTGATGAACGACTGGACGTCGAGGCTCTTGCCGACGTTGGTTTGCGCTTGGTTCATTATTGTTATCCAGAATGAGGGCACAGCCAGGCCACTGCACGCGGTCAACCGGCACAGGAGGCGATCATTGGGTAGGAACGGCTTGTGTCAGCCTGGATACAGCGGGACTGCGCGCGAGTGCGGCCGCGCCAGCGGAGGGACAGTAGTCATGGTAAGTGCCTCTTGTATTTTTCTTGTTCGGTCAGCGCCGCCGACCGCTGCGAGAGACATTAATCAGCGGGCAGAAGTGAAGCAATTCGCCGCGAACGACACTGTGCGTTTATCGCACAGGAAACGGTTTTGCCTGTTCTCAATTTGAAAGGGGCGCCGTGCGCCCTCCCTGATTGCTCAGCCAAACAACTGATGACAAAGGTCCCGGCTGGCAGCCAGCAGAATCGGCAGGAAGCGCTGCTCCAGCTCGCTGCGCGTCACCCGCCCGACATGCGTACTCACGTTCAACGCCGCCAACACCTGCCCCGAAGCGTCATACACCGGTACCGCTATCGAGCGCAGCCCCTGCTCCAGCTCCTGGTCCACCACGCACCAGCCCTGGGCGCGCACTTGCTGGATACAGGCGAACAGCGACTCGGGGTCGTGCAAGGTACGGCTGGTGCGGGCCTTCAGGTCTGCGCGTTCCAGGTACTCGCGCAGGCTGGTGTCGTCCATCGCCGCCAGCAGGATGCGGCCCATCGACGTGCAATAGGCCGGCAGACGCCCCCCCACCGACAGGTCGACCGAGATCAGCCGCTCCACCGTGGCTGAACGGGCTATATAAAGAATATCGTCACCTTCAAGGGTGGCCATGTTGGCCGCCTCGTGCAACTGGTCGCTGATACGGTCCAGGTAAGGCTGGGCGGATATCGCCAACGGCGTCGATGACAGGTACGCATGGCCCAGCGTCAACACTTTGGGCAGCAGCGAATAGGTGCGCCCGTCGGTGGTGGCATAGCCCAGCTTGATCAGCGTGTGCAGGCAACGGCGCACCGCTGCCCGGGGAATTTCGGTGCGGTGGCTGATCTGGGCGATGGTCAGGTGACGCTTGCGCTCCTGGAAGGCCTGGATCACGGCCAGGCCACGCGCCAGGGAAGTCATGAAATCCGGGTCGCCGGTGAAGGCCTGGATACGCTTGGCCGGCGACGCCACGATCGGTGGTGCCAGGGCTGTCGAGGCAGATCGTGCCTGCTCTGGAATGGCCGAGTCTGGGTTGACGGAATCGTTGGCCAGCTTTTCGTCACTCATTGCATACCTCAAAAAAAACGCCCACTCGTGCGATTATCGAACAAACGGCCGATAATCGCAATTGACCGCTGACACTTTTACTTATACCTTTCTCATGCCACTTGTGGCTTCTTTGGAGAGACTGGTCAGGTACCCACCGTAGAAGTCCCAGGCAACGGCCTCGCCTTTCAGGCGAGGCCGTTTTTCATTGCACAGCCAGTCGAACACCTCTACCCGTTCTGGCGACGAACTTTTTCCCGTCTTGCTTTTCGAACTTGCACGAAGGCAAACACTGTTGTCGGATGTATCCGTTACTTATGTCGGGAATGTCAGTGCCGGTAAATAACGGTGTTCAGCTAAATGTCGGTTGCTATAATCGGCCAGGCAGGCCGCAGCGCTGCAGCGGCAACGGACCTTCAGCTGTATCACGCCAGCGTGGCAACCAGGTATACGCAGGCTGCACTGCACATGACAAACAGTGATCAAACTTAATTCAGGTAATGCATGTGACGAAAGACGAACTGCGCGCAGAACTGGAGCGCCAGGCTGAACGTTACAAGGACGTCTATGGTGGCGAGGTCACTACTTACGCCGCACAACCGGATCCGGAACGCAAACCTTGGCGCAAGCGTGCCAGCGTGCGTGACCAGGCCTTCAGCCAGGAACTGGAGCGTATGGAAAAGGAACTGCGTAACGACAATTCCTGAAACCGGATCTCGCCAGCGCATCGCCGCCTGGCCTGCCCGGGCGGGCTCGATCTTTACCACCAAGCCGAAGATGAAATGGAATCACACAAATTTCATACAACCGTTTGAATAGTAGCGAAGCGGATTTTTCGTTGGACTTTTAGCGTTTTTC harbors:
- a CDS encoding MFS transporter, which encodes MNQAQTNVGKSLDVQSFINQQPLSRYQWRVVLLCFLIVFLDGLDTAAMGFIAPALSQEWGIDRASLGPVMSAALIGMVFGALGSGPLADRFGRKGVLVGAVLVFGGFSLASAYATNVDQLLVLRFLTGLGLGAGMPNATTLLSEYTPERLKSLLVTSMFCGFNLGMAGGGFISAKMIPAYGWHSLLVIGGVLPLLLALVLMVWLPESARFLVVRNRGSDKVRKTLSPIAPQVVAEAGSFSVPEQKAVAARNVFAVIFSGTYGLGTVLLWLTYFMGLVIVYLLTSWLPTLMRDSGASMEQAAFIGALFQFGGVLSAVGVGWAMDRFNPHKVIGIFYLLAGVFAYAVGQSLGNITLLATLVLVAGMCVNGAQSAMPSLAARFYPTQGRATGVSWMLGIGRFGAILGAWSGATLLGLGWSFEQVLTALLVPAGLATVGVIVKGLVSHADAT
- the pcaR gene encoding pca regulon transcriptional regulator PcaR, which encodes MSDEKLANDSVNPDSAIPEQARSASTALAPPIVASPAKRIQAFTGDPDFMTSLARGLAVIQAFQERKRHLTIAQISHRTEIPRAAVRRCLHTLIKLGYATTDGRTYSLLPKVLTLGHAYLSSTPLAISAQPYLDRISDQLHEAANMATLEGDDILYIARSATVERLISVDLSVGGRLPAYCTSMGRILLAAMDDTSLREYLERADLKARTSRTLHDPESLFACIQQVRAQGWCVVDQELEQGLRSIAVPVYDASGQVLAALNVSTHVGRVTRSELEQRFLPILLAASRDLCHQLFG
- a CDS encoding CoA-transferase subunit beta — translated: MSYSTSEMMTVAAARRLRNGAVCFVGIGLPSKAANLARLTSSPDVVLIYESGPIGAKPSVLPLSIGDGELAETADTVVPTGEIFRYWLQGGRIDVGFLGAAQVDRFGNINTTVVGDYHAPKTRLPGAGGAPEIAGSAKQVLIILKQSPRAFVDKLDFITSVGHGEGGDSRKRLGLPGDGPVGIITDLCIMEPEAGTNEFVVTAIHPGVTREQIIAATGWAIRFADDVQTTAEPTAVELSALRDLEARTAAAHGQVAGEA
- the pcaD gene encoding 3-oxoadipate enol-lactonase, translating into MAHLQLADGVLNYQIDGPENAPVLVLSNSLGTDLGMWDTQVPLWSQHLRVLRYDTRGHGASLVTEGPYTIEQLGRDVLALLDALDIAKAHFVGLSMGGLIGQWLGINAGQRLRSLTLCNTAAKIANDEVWNSRIDTVLKGGQQAMVDLRDASIARWFTPGFAKAQPAQAQRICQMLAQTSPQGYASNCAAVRDADYRKQLGRIQMPTLIVAGSEDVVTTPEHGRFMQAAINGAEYIDFAAAHLSNVEVGEPFSRRVLDFLLAH
- the pcaF gene encoding 3-oxoadipyl-CoA thiolase encodes the protein MMRDVFICDAIRTPIGRFGGALAGVRADDLAAVPLKALIERNPSVQWEQLDEVFFGCANQAGEDNRNVARMALLLAGLPQSIPGVTLNRLCASGMDAIGTAFRAIASGEMELAVAGGVESMSRAPFVMGKAESGYSRNMKLEDTTIGWRFINPLMKSQYGVDSMPETADNVADDFQVSRADQDAFALRSQHKAAAAQAAGFFAEEIVPVRIAHKKGETVVEHDEHLRPETTLEALARLKPVNGPDKTVTAGNASGVNDGAAALILASAEAVQKHGLTPRARVLGMASAGVAPRVMGIGPVPAVRKLTERLGIAVNDFDVIELNEAFASQGLAVLRELGVADDAPQVNPNGGAIALGHPLGMSGARLVLTALHQLEKSGGRKGLATMCVGVGQGLALAIERV
- a CDS encoding 3-carboxy-cis,cis-muconate cycloisomerase; its protein translation is MTNQLFDAYFTAPAMREIFSDRGRLQGMLDFEAALARAEAAAGLVPHSAVAAIEAACYAERYDVRALADAIASAGNSAIPLVKALGKVIASGVPEAERYVHLGATSQDAMDTGLVLQLRAALDLIEADLARLADTLSRQALQHADTPLVGRTWLQHATPVTLGMKLAGVLGAVTRHRQRLQELRPRLLVLQFGGASGSLAALGSKAMPVAEALAEQLKLTLPEQPWHTQRDRLVEFAAVLGLVAGSLGKFGRDVSLLMQTEAGELFEPSAPGKGGSSTMPHKRNPVGAAVLIGAATRVPGLVSTLFAAMPQEHERSLGLWHAEWETLPDICCLVSGALRQAQVIAEGMEVDAARMRTNLDLTQGLVLAEAVSIVLAQRLGRDRAHHLLEQCCQRAVAERRHLRAVLGEEPQVNAELSGEELDRLLDPAHYLGQARVWVARAVSEHQRFTA
- a CDS encoding CoA transferase subunit A, giving the protein MAAILSLHEAVKQFIQDGDTVALEGFTHLIPTAAGHEIIRQGKRDLTLVRMTPDLIYDQLIGAGCASKLIFSWGGNPGVGSLHRLRDAVEKQWPHAIEIEEHSHADLANAYVAGASGLPFAVLRAYAGSDLPKVNPLIKSVTCPFTGEVLAAVPSVRPDVTVIHAQKADRKGNVLLWGILGVQKEAALAAKRCIVTVEEIVDDLQAPMNACVLPTWALSAVCLVPGGAHPSYAHGYYERDNRFYQAWDPIARNRDTFTAWIDTYIRGTADFNEFKARLASTAEAAQ
- a CDS encoding MFS family transporter, which gives rise to MTSTYYTGEERSKRIFAIVGASSGNLVEWFDFYVYAFCAIYFAPAFFPSDDPTVQLLNTAGVFAAGFLMRPIGGWVFGRPADRHGRKNSLMISVLMMCFGSLMIACLPTYASIGTWAPALLLLARLIQGLSVGGEYGTTATYMSEVALRGQRGFFASFQYVTLIGGQLLAVLVVVILQQLLTEDELRAWGWRIPFVVGAIAALISLMLRRSLHETSSAEVRQSKEAGTIKGLFSNHAAAFITVLGYTAGGSLIFYTFTTYMQKYLVNTAGMTAKNASYVMTGALFLFMVLQPFFGMLSDRIGRRNSMLLFGALGTLFTVPLLMALKTVSSPFMAFVLITLALCIVSFYTSISGLVKAEMFPPQVRALGVGLAYAVANAAFGGSAEYVALGLKSLGMENTFYWYVTAMMAIAFLFSLRLPKQAAYLHHDD